A single Geoanaerobacter pelophilus DNA region contains:
- a CDS encoding VpaChn25_0724 family phage protein, producing MSFSDIISEHIRITILRALNEIGGYSCNESILHSIVARFKIIVTRDQIRIQLAWLQEQGLVTLETVAEFYVATITPRGIDVAEGNAIVPGIKRPHPKG from the coding sequence ATGAGCTTCTCCGATATCATTTCCGAGCATATCCGGATCACCATTCTACGAGCGCTTAACGAGATCGGCGGCTACAGCTGCAATGAGTCGATACTTCATTCAATCGTGGCCCGATTCAAAATTATCGTCACCCGCGATCAGATTCGCATCCAGCTAGCCTGGCTCCAGGAGCAGGGGCTGGTTACCCTGGAGACCGTTGCTGAATTCTACGTGGCCACTATCACCCCACGCGGCATCGATGTCGCCGAGGGTAATGCTATTGTGCCGGGCATCAAGCGCCCGCATCCAAAGGGATAG
- a CDS encoding DUF3486 family protein, whose amino-acid sequence MPQVSSIDRLPPDIKTQLQQLLQDPRVTQLGATAKINEILAADGHPERVSKSAVNRYSMQMAEVGEELRQSREIANMWIGKLGTAPEGNVGMLAIEIIKTMSFELAMVLKRGDMDSESAPGTIKMIKELALTCMRLEKSANDNMKREKEIRTQFAEEAAKTASETARAAGVSPDTVDRIWKEVLRMA is encoded by the coding sequence ATGCCACAAGTATCGAGCATCGACAGATTACCGCCGGATATCAAGACTCAGTTGCAGCAGCTGCTCCAGGATCCCCGCGTCACCCAACTGGGAGCAACTGCCAAAATCAACGAGATACTGGCAGCTGACGGCCACCCTGAGCGGGTTAGTAAGTCCGCTGTCAATCGTTACTCCATGCAAATGGCCGAGGTAGGAGAAGAGCTGAGGCAAAGCCGAGAAATTGCCAACATGTGGATTGGCAAGCTGGGGACGGCCCCTGAGGGTAATGTGGGGATGCTGGCCATTGAGATCATTAAGACTATGTCTTTTGAGTTGGCTATGGTCCTTAAACGCGGCGATATGGACTCTGAGAGCGCACCCGGAACCATTAAAATGATCAAGGAACTCGCCCTCACCTGCATGCGGCTTGAGAAGTCGGCCAACGACAATATGAAGCGGGAGAAGGAGATCCGGACGCAATTTGCCGAAGAAGCGGCCAAAACCGCCAGCGAAACAGCACGGGCTGCAGGTGTCTCTCCGGATACAGTAGACAGGATCTGGAAAGAAGTGTTGAGGATGGCATGA
- a CDS encoding DUF935 domain-containing protein, which produces MANITLYDAYDRPVQRQQLGKEQAAPAMTGIRSLWNHSSVTSGLTPQRLARLLRNADEGEADDYLTLAEEMEEKDPHYASVLGTRKRAVARLPIVVEAASDDDQDVRDADAVRLLMKRAGIKGMIEDLLDALGKGHSVVENIWNTSETPWVPGRLEWRDPRFFQYDRVTLRELRLKDDSAPMDGLPLTPFAFIVHIPRLKSGIPIRGGLARLAAWTFMFKNYTVKDWVAFCEVYGMPLRVGKYRPGETEDNISILRSAVANLGSDAAAVFPEGMLIELIERTGGTGGESLFERAADWFDKQLSKAVLGQTMTADDGSSQSQATVHNEVREDIRDADAEQLAETIERDLIKPFLDLNFGPRKNYPHLCFREPETTDIPVMAKALALLVPLGLRVEVSEVRDRLGFSDPAKDAECLAPAKSTEPVTIKENKLPPETALNAERIAEARDASDQLTDLLAQRAMAQNDIWIGLLQGLVNSSADLEDLRDRIIELFGHMRPDEFGGLMAQAMTLAEAAGRADVMDGD; this is translated from the coding sequence ATGGCAAATATAACCCTTTATGACGCCTATGATAGGCCGGTACAGCGCCAACAGCTGGGCAAAGAACAGGCCGCTCCGGCGATGACCGGTATCCGGTCGCTCTGGAACCATAGCAGTGTTACCTCCGGTCTTACGCCGCAACGGCTGGCACGGCTGCTGCGCAATGCCGACGAAGGGGAAGCTGACGATTACCTTACCCTAGCCGAAGAAATGGAGGAGAAGGACCCGCATTACGCCTCGGTGCTCGGCACTCGCAAACGTGCCGTGGCCAGGCTGCCGATCGTGGTCGAGGCGGCGTCCGATGATGATCAGGATGTGAGAGATGCCGATGCTGTCCGCCTGCTGATGAAGCGGGCTGGTATAAAGGGGATGATCGAGGATCTGCTTGACGCCCTGGGTAAGGGGCATTCGGTAGTTGAGAACATCTGGAATACCTCGGAAACACCCTGGGTGCCTGGGCGTCTGGAATGGCGCGACCCCCGGTTTTTTCAATATGACCGGGTGACGTTACGGGAATTGCGGCTGAAGGATGATTCTGCGCCGATGGATGGCCTGCCGCTTACGCCGTTTGCTTTCATCGTCCACATACCGCGGCTCAAGAGCGGCATACCGATCCGCGGCGGTCTTGCCCGCCTGGCTGCCTGGACCTTCATGTTTAAGAACTACACAGTCAAGGACTGGGTGGCATTCTGCGAGGTGTACGGCATGCCGCTCCGGGTCGGAAAATACCGTCCTGGAGAAACAGAGGACAATATCTCCATCCTCCGCTCTGCAGTCGCCAACCTTGGCAGTGATGCCGCGGCGGTTTTCCCGGAGGGAATGCTGATAGAACTGATTGAGCGCACTGGCGGCACCGGCGGCGAGTCTCTTTTTGAGCGGGCGGCTGACTGGTTCGACAAGCAACTTTCTAAGGCGGTTCTGGGCCAGACCATGACAGCTGATGACGGCAGCAGTCAGAGCCAAGCCACGGTGCATAATGAGGTACGCGAGGATATCCGCGATGCTGATGCCGAGCAGCTCGCCGAGACGATAGAGCGGGATTTGATTAAGCCGTTTCTCGATCTCAACTTCGGTCCCCGGAAAAACTATCCGCATCTCTGTTTCCGTGAACCCGAGACCACTGATATCCCGGTCATGGCCAAAGCGCTGGCCCTGCTGGTCCCGCTGGGGTTGCGGGTTGAAGTGTCCGAGGTGCGGGACCGGCTCGGGTTCTCGGACCCAGCCAAGGATGCTGAGTGCCTGGCGCCGGCAAAGTCAACCGAGCCGGTAACGATCAAGGAGAATAAGCTGCCGCCGGAAACCGCGCTTAATGCCGAGCGGATTGCCGAAGCGCGGGACGCCTCTGATCAGTTGACCGATCTGCTGGCACAGCGGGCCATGGCACAAAACGATATCTGGATTGGCCTGCTGCAGGGGCTGGTAAACAGCTCGGCCGACCTGGAGGATTTACGCGATCGCATTATTGAGCTGTTCGGCCATATGCGCCCGGATGAATTCGGCGGCCTTATGGCCCAGGCCATGACCCTGGCTGAAGCTGCCGGCAGGGCTGATGTTATGGATGGTGATTAA
- a CDS encoding phage head morphogenesis protein: MTPEEHSRTFNLPFNEAETFFQGKLNIPTAVWDDLQKDQHAKGFMIAGANKAELLADFRAAVQKSINGQMTLPEFQSRFDEIVAKHGWSYNGSRNWRSELIYNINVRTAYMAGRWEQLTSPGTLLPFLTYRHADGVRHPRPVHVSWNGLTLPANHRFWKTNFPPNGWGCHCTAFAASQRDRQAAIDAGLGEPPAGWDKVDPKTGAPVGIDKGWDYNVGMARDRSYQILGEKFETLPNDIARSWMREHVNGPAFERFIEGKIGGEFPVAVLNLTDMAALDTEAQSVWFSQDSLLKNRGELPTRSAGHPELTLAEYRLIPEIIDQGEVYRRNDEKLIYLLRGDTVYRAVLKKTKDGSENYFLSLFGSSNETNAIKQVAAKYEKVR, translated from the coding sequence ATGACCCCGGAAGAGCACAGTCGCACCTTTAACCTGCCGTTTAACGAGGCTGAAACGTTCTTTCAAGGTAAGTTGAATATCCCGACGGCAGTGTGGGATGATCTGCAGAAGGACCAGCATGCCAAAGGGTTCATGATTGCCGGGGCAAACAAGGCTGAGCTTTTGGCAGATTTCCGCGCTGCCGTACAGAAATCGATCAATGGCCAGATGACCCTGCCCGAATTCCAGAGCCGCTTTGATGAAATAGTGGCAAAGCACGGCTGGAGCTACAACGGCAGCCGCAACTGGCGCAGTGAGCTGATTTATAATATCAACGTCCGCACCGCCTACATGGCCGGCCGGTGGGAGCAGTTGACATCCCCAGGAACGCTTCTCCCCTTCCTGACTTATCGTCATGCCGATGGTGTGCGCCATCCCCGGCCAGTGCATGTTTCCTGGAATGGCCTGACCCTGCCGGCTAATCACCGGTTCTGGAAAACCAATTTCCCTCCCAACGGGTGGGGCTGTCATTGTACCGCGTTTGCCGCATCCCAGCGGGACCGGCAGGCGGCTATTGACGCAGGGCTTGGCGAGCCGCCAGCAGGATGGGATAAGGTTGATCCCAAGACCGGCGCACCGGTCGGCATCGACAAAGGGTGGGATTATAACGTCGGCATGGCTCGCGATCGCAGTTACCAGATCCTGGGAGAGAAGTTCGAGACCTTGCCCAACGATATAGCCCGCTCCTGGATGCGTGAGCACGTCAACGGTCCGGCGTTCGAGAGGTTTATTGAGGGGAAGATCGGCGGAGAATTCCCGGTAGCGGTATTGAACTTGACCGACATGGCAGCCCTGGATACTGAGGCTCAGTCGGTTTGGTTTTCACAGGACAGTCTGCTGAAAAACAGAGGGGAGTTGCCGACCAGGAGCGCCGGTCACCCTGAACTGACCTTGGCTGAATATCGACTGATTCCGGAGATCATTGACCAGGGCGAGGTTTACCGGAGAAACGATGAGAAGCTGATTTACCTGTTGCGGGGAGATACCGTCTATCGAGCGGTGCTGAAAAAAACCAAGGACGGCAGCGAGAACTATTTTCTGAGCCTGTTCGGTAGTTCCAATGAAACCAATGCCATAAAACAGGTGGCGGCCAAATACGAAAAGGTTCGTTAA
- a CDS encoding phage virion morphogenesis protein has translation MEISVKVHDEQAKQLLAAVSSRYGNLRPAFGAIGEIMTRRVDDRFEGQRDPDGNPWLPTKVLSNYLGYVGTRKGYKRKEAYTQAGRFRASFARYLEGKKILQLTGALRRDIHYQADDTHVEWGTSGRIPYAGIHQFGGMAGRGRKVKIPARPYLGRNVGDTMEIAPADRQAAIDILSDHLTSS, from the coding sequence ATGGAAATATCCGTAAAGGTACATGACGAACAAGCAAAGCAGTTGCTGGCTGCGGTTTCCTCCCGCTACGGCAACCTGCGGCCTGCATTTGGGGCAATCGGCGAGATTATGACCCGCCGGGTCGATGACCGGTTCGAGGGTCAACGCGATCCGGACGGCAATCCCTGGCTGCCGACAAAAGTGCTTTCAAACTACCTCGGCTATGTCGGCACCCGTAAAGGGTACAAGCGCAAAGAGGCGTACACCCAGGCCGGGCGGTTTCGTGCCTCCTTTGCCCGGTACCTGGAAGGCAAGAAGATCCTGCAGCTGACCGGGGCCCTCCGCCGCGACATTCATTACCAGGCTGACGATACTCACGTCGAGTGGGGGACGTCTGGCCGGATCCCTTATGCCGGCATCCATCAGTTTGGCGGGATGGCTGGCCGTGGGCGAAAGGTAAAGATCCCGGCAAGGCCCTATTTAGGCCGTAATGTAGGGGATACCATGGAGATTGCCCCGGCTGATCGACAGGCCGCAATCGATATCTTATCCGATCACCTGACCTCTTCATAA
- a CDS encoding phage protease, whose product MKVLIIDGDHALAIALNSAVEESGIALCFELAAGAEPPAEIMLVPPGSMVKGRDGRAWNNRNPAALVDFYRQRGLKVPLDIEHATELRAPKGESAPAMAWVTNMKDKPDGSVWGVLDWTPKGREMVLNREYSYYSPAYFYNPKTMDLAGVKSIGLTNSPNIPELPALNHEEEKGASPMTLEELLQALGLPAGTTFAAALNHIAQMKTSLATALNHANNPPLDKFVPKADYDLALNRAVTAESTLTTLKTEQLDVAINTEIDAALKAGKITPSTKDYHIANCRQEGGLERFKAFVATAPAVVQDSTLDGKKVPESGVALNAEEQQIADMFGNSPEDLKKYGGV is encoded by the coding sequence ATGAAAGTATTAATTATTGATGGTGACCATGCCCTGGCGATTGCTCTTAATAGCGCTGTTGAGGAGAGCGGTATCGCGCTTTGTTTTGAGTTGGCTGCCGGAGCTGAACCTCCTGCGGAAATAATGCTGGTGCCTCCGGGTAGCATGGTCAAAGGCCGCGACGGCCGCGCCTGGAATAATCGCAATCCTGCTGCGCTGGTGGATTTTTATCGGCAACGCGGCTTGAAGGTACCGCTTGATATTGAGCATGCCACGGAATTGCGGGCACCAAAAGGCGAAAGCGCTCCGGCCATGGCATGGGTCACCAATATGAAAGACAAGCCTGATGGTTCAGTCTGGGGTGTACTGGATTGGACTCCCAAAGGCCGGGAAATGGTTTTGAATCGGGAGTACTCCTACTACTCGCCAGCCTATTTCTATAACCCTAAAACAATGGACCTGGCCGGTGTTAAATCCATCGGCCTCACTAACTCGCCGAACATCCCTGAACTCCCTGCACTAAATCACGAAGAAGAGAAAGGAGCATCACCAATGACCCTGGAAGAACTATTGCAGGCCCTCGGGCTTCCTGCCGGCACTACATTCGCGGCAGCGCTCAATCACATTGCCCAGATGAAAACCAGTCTGGCAACCGCCCTCAACCACGCCAACAACCCGCCGCTCGACAAGTTCGTGCCAAAAGCTGATTACGATTTGGCGCTCAACCGTGCGGTAACAGCTGAATCCACCCTTACCACCCTGAAAACCGAGCAGCTCGATGTCGCAATTAATACCGAGATTGATGCTGCGCTGAAGGCGGGTAAGATCACCCCGTCCACCAAGGATTACCACATTGCGAACTGCCGTCAGGAGGGTGGCCTGGAGCGATTCAAGGCATTTGTAGCCACAGCCCCGGCAGTTGTCCAGGACAGTACATTGGATGGCAAAAAAGTTCCGGAGTCGGGAGTTGCGCTGAATGCCGAGGAGCAGCAGATTGCCGATATGTTTGGCAACTCCCCTGAGGATCTTAAAAAATACGGTGGAGTGTAA
- a CDS encoding Mu-like prophage major head subunit gpT family protein, whose product MKRFALFLSWAVLLVIAVLLNGHTAHAGDTMPLIGFGGLIINAATLNNVFTNIKTTFNRAFDAAQSQWRQTAMVVPSTGKQNDYSWLSTFPRMRKWVGDKVVKALSAFKYTIVNDDWEATVEVDRNDIEDDNLGIYAPQAESAGFSAKQLPDEIIADLKNASFTSLCYDGQYFHDTDHPVGDGAGGNNSISNKGTKALSNATLAAAQLSYGAARTAIMSFKDDEGRPLAIVPNVLEVPPALEAMANLLINSDKLNDNSPNPYKGTATVIVNPRLTSTTAWFLHCTNMPVKPFILQERKKPTFVQQTGMDSDEVFMRKKFKFGAEARYAGGYGLWQLSYGSDGTT is encoded by the coding sequence ATGAAACGCTTCGCATTATTTCTCTCCTGGGCGGTGCTGCTGGTCATCGCTGTCCTGCTGAATGGCCATACCGCCCATGCCGGCGACACCATGCCATTGATTGGTTTCGGCGGTCTGATCATCAATGCCGCCACACTGAATAACGTCTTCACCAACATTAAAACCACCTTCAACCGGGCATTCGACGCGGCCCAGTCACAATGGCGGCAGACCGCCATGGTAGTTCCATCTACCGGCAAACAGAATGATTACTCCTGGCTCTCCACATTCCCCCGTATGAGGAAGTGGGTAGGAGATAAGGTTGTCAAGGCCCTGTCGGCATTCAAGTACACCATAGTTAATGACGACTGGGAAGCAACTGTAGAAGTGGACCGTAACGACATCGAAGATGATAACCTCGGTATCTACGCCCCGCAGGCAGAATCGGCAGGATTCTCCGCCAAGCAGCTCCCTGATGAGATCATCGCGGATTTGAAGAACGCCTCCTTCACCAGCCTCTGTTATGACGGTCAGTACTTCCACGATACGGATCACCCGGTCGGCGACGGCGCTGGTGGCAACAATAGTATCAGCAACAAGGGTACCAAGGCGTTGTCTAATGCCACACTGGCAGCTGCACAGCTTTCCTATGGCGCAGCCCGTACCGCGATTATGAGTTTCAAGGATGATGAAGGCCGGCCGCTGGCTATTGTGCCGAATGTCCTGGAGGTACCGCCAGCCCTGGAGGCGATGGCCAACCTGCTCATAAACTCCGATAAGCTGAACGATAACTCTCCGAACCCATATAAGGGGACGGCAACGGTTATCGTCAACCCACGCCTCACCAGCACTACCGCCTGGTTCCTGCACTGCACGAATATGCCGGTCAAACCATTCATTCTCCAGGAGCGGAAAAAGCCGACCTTCGTCCAGCAAACCGGTATGGACTCCGACGAAGTCTTTATGCGCAAGAAGTTTAAGTTCGGCGCTGAGGCAAGATATGCCGGCGGTTATGGCCTCTGGCAGCTCTCCTATGGCAGCGACGGCACCACCTAA
- a CDS encoding HI1506-related protein gives MLLITAKQDGFRRCGLSHPKETTEYPDNKFTREELAILQSEPMLVVTVSPDNNEQSKPGKPLGAADLIAKITVAETEADIEAILNGDQRATVVAAAAARKAELAKAAE, from the coding sequence ATGTTACTCATTACAGCAAAACAAGACGGCTTTCGGCGTTGTGGGTTGTCTCACCCGAAAGAGACCACGGAATACCCTGACAATAAGTTTACCCGGGAAGAACTTGCAATCCTGCAGTCGGAGCCGATGCTGGTCGTGACTGTGAGCCCGGATAATAATGAGCAATCAAAACCCGGTAAGCCGCTCGGAGCTGCCGACTTGATCGCCAAGATCACGGTTGCTGAAACGGAAGCCGATATTGAAGCAATACTGAACGGCGATCAGCGCGCGACGGTTGTAGCTGCGGCTGCCGCCCGTAAAGCTGAACTCGCCAAGGCGGCGGAGTAA
- a CDS encoding gp436 family protein, producing MPYCTLADIEKKRIPTDTLIQLTDDDNVGIIGEPVVAGCIDDATILVNGYLRGRYPIPLPDPAPGLIVTITADLASYGIYASKPQFDVPDTIKARRETAIALLIRIQDGKMQIYDETSTGAPAVNPSPAFVSGPDRLFSRETMKGL from the coding sequence ATGCCCTACTGCACCCTTGCTGACATCGAGAAAAAGCGCATTCCGACGGATACGCTGATCCAGCTCACTGATGACGATAATGTCGGGATAATCGGTGAGCCGGTCGTGGCTGGCTGCATCGATGATGCGACAATACTGGTGAACGGGTACCTGCGCGGCAGGTACCCAATACCTCTTCCTGATCCGGCTCCGGGCCTGATCGTTACCATTACTGCCGATCTGGCGTCATACGGCATCTACGCAAGCAAGCCGCAGTTTGATGTTCCGGATACAATTAAAGCCCGCCGGGAAACAGCGATTGCTCTTTTGATCCGGATACAGGATGGCAAGATGCAAATTTATGATGAAACAAGCACTGGCGCTCCGGCAGTTAATCCATCACCGGCTTTCGTTAGTGGCCCAGACCGGCTGTTCAGTCGCGAAACGATGAAGGGACTCTGA
- a CDS encoding phage tail tube protein: MSYSALTRELSKVRETVFGTTPAAPTMLEVRALKQYDFGVDQGAMESAEKKAHRMRMKSRLGNKKGQFSIPFQLSYGDFDDMFEEALGGTWTPIATCTAMIAAAASPTNTFTRAAGSFITDGFAVGQQIVTSGFTAPADNITAIVSAVTATVLTVSAATTGMVVEASASRTISTTAQRLRVGNIFRSSTFEDRNPAANLYEQFNGAVISGFDLTIEPEKIITGTFKGLVRDCVIAGVGNAAIAVDSAAKTFTCAAGGFLATGASFRVGDNIITTGFTNPGNNGTFVISAVTDTVITCSAAAGLVTEVAGTGKNVYLGTLGTPTAASTNDPYDSFLGDIAEGTVDQAEATGIKINFENSMKPTYAILTPGAAAAASIKPDQDIKAGGEISIFFANQEFKKKYLGGTESTVNVLVGSGLPGGKSMRFIMSAIQYTGNKRTTDSTIVESAPFDANYHAATATCIEIQRIP; encoded by the coding sequence ATGTCATACAGTGCATTAACCCGTGAACTCTCTAAGGTTCGCGAAACAGTTTTCGGTACCACCCCGGCCGCCCCGACCATGCTTGAAGTTCGTGCCTTAAAGCAATACGACTTCGGTGTTGACCAGGGCGCTATGGAATCGGCCGAGAAGAAGGCCCACCGGATGCGGATGAAATCCCGCCTTGGTAACAAGAAAGGTCAATTCAGTATTCCGTTCCAGCTCTCCTATGGCGATTTCGACGATATGTTCGAGGAAGCGCTTGGCGGTACCTGGACGCCTATTGCGACATGCACCGCCATGATCGCCGCGGCAGCATCGCCGACCAATACATTCACTCGCGCTGCCGGCAGTTTTATTACTGATGGTTTTGCCGTAGGCCAACAGATAGTCACATCTGGGTTCACCGCTCCTGCAGATAATATCACAGCTATAGTCAGCGCGGTCACCGCGACCGTATTGACTGTATCTGCAGCCACAACCGGCATGGTGGTTGAAGCATCCGCCAGCCGCACCATATCTACAACCGCCCAAAGGTTGCGCGTCGGCAATATTTTTCGCTCCAGCACTTTCGAAGATCGCAACCCTGCAGCCAATCTTTACGAGCAGTTTAATGGCGCTGTTATCTCCGGTTTCGACTTGACGATCGAGCCGGAGAAAATCATCACTGGAACATTCAAGGGATTGGTTCGTGACTGTGTGATTGCCGGGGTTGGTAATGCCGCTATTGCTGTTGACTCCGCTGCCAAAACATTCACCTGTGCTGCAGGTGGATTTCTGGCCACCGGTGCATCGTTCAGGGTTGGCGACAATATTATTACAACCGGATTCACGAACCCTGGCAATAACGGCACATTTGTCATTTCCGCAGTAACCGACACTGTTATTACCTGCTCCGCCGCTGCTGGTCTGGTGACTGAGGTTGCCGGTACCGGCAAAAATGTCTACCTCGGAACACTGGGTACACCGACTGCTGCCTCAACCAATGACCCTTATGATTCATTCCTGGGAGACATTGCCGAGGGGACAGTTGACCAGGCCGAGGCAACCGGTATCAAGATTAATTTTGAGAACTCCATGAAACCGACCTATGCGATTTTGACGCCTGGTGCTGCAGCTGCTGCATCGATCAAGCCGGACCAGGACATAAAAGCCGGTGGTGAGATCTCGATATTTTTCGCCAACCAGGAGTTTAAGAAAAAGTATCTGGGTGGCACTGAATCGACCGTGAATGTCCTGGTGGGTTCCGGACTCCCCGGCGGCA